One Plasmodium vivax chromosome 13, whole genome shotgun sequence genomic region harbors:
- a CDS encoding hypothetical protein, conserved (encoded by transcript PVX_084675A), producing MGNTVGVECSYNHVRLTSIMVKGKMRSNHEEEMNGGIGADARRDVCQLSKRHPPQVGTKEQIISHKTVHNCISGEGSQCKSDPPTPNGEYLQMQKDIYAYMLTIRHLIVGHVHLVVLCQDKEKNEHLQILPSKMGTHLEEPFSPYDHFVEAQSGEAKKNNRKDPLPDDQIAQIYFITIRMSSLDEALANCPQKMVSSTIVNLTGKRSTYLRKKILKLKKMNNLSYHEEVKCINSALVFLAKYYPRSFYKFEREESTHGDSSNMGDGENKNRLREKFLIQMGEAHEKYPYLLVSVKRGITYHLVSTNNVVTRVGSCFVSYKSVVGLFFLITGKVTSIERICQLAKRGDNKTFDMSVGDIYGTSYGNAGLSSDLTASFFGNAQHMADVKGLFGRPPGKGGASDSGSDSHSESHSDSHLDCYCDCDCWADDPLETPHCACPCTAQKARTACSPPVFHSHSDEDLPHEGGLTTRKTQNWEEKHILMVSRKCQSDTEMETNIYSEVGCCGGRTKCEHLLFDGKFRKSTSGKKKKSSKCYEQVRRENVNLGNDCAEGNPGQIDQSHLNKNKGDDYQQVQTNLPEEEEKPNKYECDLSKSLLSIVIFNTAQQAYIHSQLYNVKNVFFSGYLLDHSTCVGLMKVIVNFMYHNVQQLHFCTLSSYMSSFGCALQGLRWGEEGQTVPFC from the coding sequence ATGGGGAACACCGTGGGCGTTGAATGCTCCTACAACCACGTCCGCCTGACGAGCATCAtggtgaaggggaaaatgaggAGCAACCACGAGGAGGAAATGAACGGTGGAATCGGTGCAGACGCGAGGAGAGACGTTTGCCAGTTGAGTAAACGCCATCCGCCCCAGGTGGGAACGAAGGAACAAATTATTTCGCACAAAACGGTCCATAACTGCATCTCCGGTGAGGGGTCCCAATGTAAATCGGACCCACctaccccaaatggggagtaCCTCCAAATGCAGAAggatatatatgcgtatatgcTAACCATACGACACCTCATTGTGGGCCACGTCCACCTGGTTGTGCTGTGCcaggataaagaaaaaaacgaacaccTCCAGATTTTGCCCTCAAAAATGGGTACCCACTTGGAGGAACCATTCTCCCCATATGACCATTTCGTGGAGGCCCAAtcgggggaagcgaaaaagaaCAACAGGAAAGACCCTCTTCCGGATGACCAAATTGCCcaaatttatttcatcacCATACGGATGAGCAGCTTAGACGAGGCTCTGGCGAACTGCCCACAGAAGATGGTCTCAAGCACGATTGTAAACCTCACCGGGAAGAGGAGCACCTAccttaggaaaaaaattttaaaattaaaaaaaatgaacaacctCTCCTACCACGAAGAAGTAAAGTGCATCAACAGCGCACTcgtttttttggcaaaatatTATCCCCGcagtttttacaaatttgaaCGGGAGGAGAGTACACATGGGGATAGTAGCAACATGGGggatggggaaaataaaaatcggCTACGAGAAAAATTCCTCATCCAAATGGGAGAAGCTCATGAAAAGTACCCCTACCTCCTCGTCAGTGTAAAAAGAGGAATCACCTACCATTTGGTCAGCACCAATAATGTTGTCACGCGAGTTGGCTCATGTTTCGTTTCGTATAAAAGTGTTGTTGGCttgttctttttaataaCGGGGAAGGTCACCTCCATAGAAAGAATCtgccagctagccaaacggggggacaACAAAACGTTCGATATGTCCGTTGGGGACATTTATGGAACATCTTACGGCAACGCTGGGTTGAGCAGTGATTTGACTGCCTCGTTCTTTGGCAACGCGCAGCACATGGCTGACGTTAAGGGGTTGTTTGGACGCCCGCCGGGGAAAGGGGGTGCCTCCGACAGTGGCTCCGATAGTCACTCCGAGAGTCACTCCGACAGTCACCTCGACTGCTATTGCGATTGTGACTGCTGGGCAGATGACCCGCTGGAGACCCCCCACTGTGCCTGCCCCTGCACAGCGCAGAAGGCGCGCACTGCGTGCAGTCCCCCCGTTTTCCACTCCCACAGCGATGAGGATCTTCCCCACGAGGGAGGCCTAACTACGCGGAAGACACAAAATTGGGAGGAAAAACATATCCTCATGGTGAGCAGGAAATGCCAAAGTGACACCGAAATGGAGACAAACATCTACTCAGAAGTAGGCTGCTGTGGAGGACGCACAAAATGTGAGCATCTTCTGTTCGATGGCAAATTTCGCAAAAGCACcagtgggaagaaaaaaaaatcctcaaaatgttatgaacaagtcaggcgGGAAAATGTCAACCTTGGAAATGACTGTGCAGAAGGTAACCCTGGCCAGATTGACCAATCCCATCTTAACAAGAACAAGGGGGATGATTACCAACAGGTGCAGACGAACCTTccggaggaagaagaaaaacccaACAAATACGAATGCGACCTATCCAAGTCGCTACTCTCGATCGTAATTTTTAACACAGCCCAACAGGCGTACATTCACAGCCAACTGTacaatgttaaaaatgtttttttttcggggTACCTCCTCGACCATTCGACCTGCGTAGGACTCATGAAAGTCattgtaaattttatgtacCATAATGTGCAGCAGCTCCATTTTTGCACGCTCTCTTCGTACATGAGCAGCTTCGGCTGCGCCCTGCAGGGCCTGCGctggggggaggaggggcagACCGTCCCTTTTTGCTAA